From a region of the Lactuca sativa cultivar Salinas chromosome 4, Lsat_Salinas_v11, whole genome shotgun sequence genome:
- the LOC111896498 gene encoding phosphate transporter PHO1 homolog 1 codes for MVKFTKQFEGQLVPEWKDAFVDYWQLKKDIKKLNCDSTAPSSKSKHKSSLSNTFFSAIHKLSLFGNQCRTHEVIHVHSKLQSTNSKGVLYQTELLEKFADTEAASEFFALLDLQLNKVNEFYRRKEKEFLDRGECLEKQLNILIDLKNAIKDQHKNKATSSHHDSKDEDSISGSISCDEESSRGIIEHDLQEEEKIAEEHDVNGVECEDSPRSEEDGKVTRSIQEEEQSLSGYIINSQGKKLKIRIPLTNPTRTFSYLLWEDSINQSSRKHNAHGKKLHVNKTKVHHAEKMIRGALIELYKGLGYLQTYRNLNMLAFAKILKKFDKVTNKQVLPIYLKVVESSYFNSSNKIMKLADEVEDIFVKQFAEDDRRKAMKYLKPTQRKESHAVTFFIGLFTGCFIALFVGYVIMARTTGTYTPQTNTIYMETVYPLLSMFSLLFLHFFLYGCNIFMWRKTRINYSFIFELSPTRELKYRDIFLICTMSMAVVVGVLFVHLSLMDKGYSYSQVELIPGLLLLVFMVLLVCPINILYKSSRFRLLSVLRNIILSPLYKVVMLDFFMADQLCSQVPMLRNLEYVSCYYITGSYKTQDYGYCVQTKNYRDLAYAVSFLPYYWRAMQCARRWLDEGDTGHLINLGKYVSAMLAAGVKLAYEKEKSMAWLCMVVIMSSIATVYQLYWDFVKDWGLLQMNSKNPWLRNELILRRKFIYFFSMGLNLVLRLAWLQTVLHYKFGSIDYRLTGLFLAALEVIRRGQWNFYRLENEHLNNAGKFRAVKTVPLPFHEVDEEG; via the exons atggtgAAGTTCACTAAACAGTTTGAGGGTCAGCTAGTTCCTGAATGGAAAGACGCCTTCGTTGATTATTGGCAACTCAAGAAAGACATCAAGAAACTCAACTGTGATTCCACTGCTCCTTCATCAAAATCTAAACATAAAAGCTCTTTAAGCAACACCTTCTTTTCCGCAATACATaagctttccttatttggaaatCAGTGCAGAACACATGAAGTCATTCAC GTTCATAGTAAGCTTCAATCGACAAACAGTAAGGGAGTTCTATACCAAACAGAATTGTTAGAGAAGTTTGCTGATACCGAAGCTGCTAGTGAATTCTTCGCACTTTTGGATCTTCAACTTAACAAAGTTAATGAATTCTATAGAAGGAAAGAGAAGGAGTTCCTCGATCGAGGGGAGTGTCTTGAGAAACAATTAAATATTCTGATTGATCTGAAAAATGCGATAAAAGATCAGCACAAAAATAAAGCTACTTCATCCCACCATGACTCCAAGGATGAAGACTCGATATCTGGCTCCATTTCATGTG ATGAAGAATCCAGTAGGGGTATTATAGAACATGATTTGCAGGAAGAGGAAAAGATTGCAGAAGAACATGATGTTAATGGTGTTGAATGTGAGGATTCACCAAGATCAGAAGAAGATGGGAAAGTGACAAGATCTATACAGGAGGAGGAACAGAGTCTATCTGGTTATATTATCAATAGCCAAGGAAAAAAGTTGAAAATTCGCATTCCTCTAACTAATCCTACACGAACATTCTCCTACCTTCTTTGGGAAGATTCCATCAATCAGTCGTCAAGAAAACACAATGCTCATGGAAAAAAGCTTCATGTCAACAAAACGAAAGTCCATCATGCTGAAAAAATGATTCGAGGAGCTCTAATTGAGCTTTATAAAGGATTGGGCTATCTCCAAACTTACAG GAATTTGAACATGCTTGCATTTGCAAAGATTTTAAAGAAATTCGACAAA GTAACAAATAAACAAGTTCTTCCCATCTATCTTAAAGTTGTCGAAAGCTCCTACTTCAACAGTTCGAACAAG ATTATGAAGCTGGCAGACGAGGTAGAAGACATTTTCGTGAAACAATTTGCAGAAGATGACCGAAGGAAGGCAATGAAATATTTGAAACCGACTCAGCGCAAAGAGTCTCATGCTGTCACCTTTTTCATAG GGTTATTTACAGGATGCTTCATTGCACTATTCGTTGGATATGTCATCATGGCTCGTACCACTGGAACATATACACCACAAACTAATACAATCTACATGGAAACTGTCTACCCTCTTCTTAG CATGTTCAGCCTGTTGTTTTTGCACTTTTTCCTATACGGATGCAACATTTTTATGTGGAGAAAGACACGTATCAATTACAGCTTTATCTTTGAGCTATCACCAACACGAGAACTAAAATATAGAGATATCTTCTTGATATGTACAATGTCGATGGCAGTTGTAGTCGGTGTCCTGTTTGTTCATCTTTCATTGATGGACAAAGGGTATTCGTACTCTCAAGTTGAATTAATCCCAGGCCTTCTTTTACTG GTTTTTATGGTATTGCTTGTTTGTCCCATCAACATCCTTTACAAATCAAGCCGTTTCCGACTTCTTAGTGTGTTAAGGAACATCATTTTATCTCCTCTTTACAAGGTTGTCATGCTGGATTTCTTCATGGCTGATCAACTGTGTAGCCAG gTGCCGATGCTCAGGAACCTTGAATATGTATCCTGCTACTACATAACTGGAAGTTACAAAACTCAAGACTATGGATATTGTGTGCAAACGAAAAACTATAGAGATCTTGCTTATGCCGTTTCATTTTTGCCTTATTACTGGAGAGCAATGCAG TGTGCTCGAAGGTGGCTTGATGAAGGCGACACAGGTCATTTGATAAATCTGGGAAAATACGTATCTGCAATGTTAGCTGCAGGAGTGAAACTTGCATACGAAAAAGAAAAGAGTATGGCATGGTTATGCATGGTAGTGATAATGTCAAGTATCGCAACTGTTTATCAACTGTATTGGGACTTTGTAAAAGATTGGGGTTTGCTACAGATGAACTCCAAGAACCCTTGGTTAAGAAACGAATTGATTCTTCGTAGGAAGTTCATTTACTTCTTCTCTATG GGACTGAATCTTGTTCTGAGGTTGGCTTGGTTACAAACTGTCCTACATTACAAATTTGGGAGCATTGATTATAGATTAACAGGGCTTTTTTTAGCAGCCCTTGAAGTCATTAGAAGAGGCCAGTGGAATTTTTACAG GTTGGAGAATGAGCATCTTAATAATGCAGGCAAGTTTAGAGCAGTGAAAACAGTACCACTTCCATTCCACGAAGTGGATGAGGAAGGCTGA